A DNA window from Candidatus Desulfarcum epimagneticum contains the following coding sequences:
- a CDS encoding hypothetical protein (Evidence 5 : Unknown function), protein MVESLFNKGDYDQAIKYYEKALEILPPAHRYIQRVKENLECVRQAK, encoded by the coding sequence ATGGTAGAGAGCTTATTCAACAAGGGCGACTACGATCAGGCGATTAAATATTATGAAAAAGCCCTGGAGATACTGCCACCTGCCCACCGCTACATTCAGCGCGTCAAGGAAAACTTAGAATGCGTAAGACAGGCGAAATGA
- a CDS encoding conserved hypothetical protein (Evidence 4 : Unknown function but conserved in other organisms), with product MNNSFTAVLRQDGNWWIGWITEIPGVNCQEPTRRELLKSLEITLKEALEFNRYDAVMAVGDDYQEERISL from the coding sequence ATGAACAACTCATTTACTGCCGTTCTCAGACAAGACGGAAATTGGTGGATTGGATGGATAACTGAAATTCCCGGTGTGAACTGTCAGGAACCAACCCGTAGAGAATTATTAAAAAGTCTTGAGATAACTTTAAAAGAAGCCTTGGAGTTTAATCGTTATGATGCTGTAATGGCGGTAGGCGATGACTATCAAGAAGAACGTATTTCTTTATGA
- a CDS encoding conserved hypothetical protein (Evidence 4 : Unknown function but conserved in other organisms) yields the protein MAIGRIGNHFDCRIYNLSSDQLLEYFNELLTSHSWSAVKIDLYGLKFFYTKVLNKTWDDIPLVAPQLCHPFA from the coding sequence ATGGCGATCGGGCGCATCGGAAACCACTTCGATTGCCGAATTTACAATCTCTCGTCTGACCAATTGCTTGAATACTTCAACGAACTCCTGACTTCTCATTCCTGGAGCGCGGTCAAGATTGATTTGTATGGCCTGAAGTTTTTCTATACCAAAGTTCTGAATAAAACATGGGATGATATTCCTCTCGTTGCGCCACAGCTTTGCCACCCATTTGCTTGA